The window GGAATCGCGACGTTGGCGATCGACGAATCGAGCACGTTCATGAACGTCGCGAGCGCGACGGCGAGGGTCGCAAGGATCAGCTTTCCGCCCGTCAGCGGCGGCGGTGAAGGTTTCGTTGAGGAATGCATCGGGCTTCACTCCGGAGTAACGACCGGGCCGGCGTATCGATCCGGCCGGTCAGACGATGGGATCGACCGGCGCGCGACCGTCACGCGCACGGGGTCGACGGTTCAGCTGGCGCGCGGGGGCGTGGCGGGTGGCGCCATCGAAAACCGGATGCCTCGACCGCCTTGCCGTGCCGGAATACTAGGAGCGGCATTCATGCGCAGATAGACCTGCGTCGGAACACTTTCCCGTTCCTCATCGGCACCAATCGGTCGCGCCACTGCAGTCGTGGAAAAGATCGATGCGCCCTCGCGCCCGTCGCGCTCACCGTATTGGTACGGAGTAGGCAACACCATGCATCCCAAGCTGATCTGGTTCGGCGGCGCGTCTTTGCCTAGCATGGCAAAGAGCGCGTCGGCCATCGTTGGAATGGCGGTCATCGGGATCGATTTGCCGGCAGGGCCCGCACCCTTGCGCTGATGCGCGTCGACGCACCACGCACCGTCCGGACACGCAAGGTTCGGAACGTTAGCGTTCGCCGATCACAGACCGGGAGAGATATGGAGAACGAGAGGTTGCAACCTCCGCCGCTGACACTGCTCGACAAATACCGGGGGCGGGAATTCGCCCCGCTCTACACGACGACGGTCACCGTGTCCGGCGGCGAAGCCGGGCACGGTCGTGCTTCCGGCGTCGCGCGCTCCGACGATGGCTGTCTCGTCCTCGATTTGCGGTTGCCGACCGAGCTCGGTGGCCCGGGCGGCGGGACCAATCCCGAACAGCTGCTGGCCGCGGGCTACGCCGCGTGCTTTCACGGCGCGCTGAGCCTGCTCGCGCAACGCGACCGGATCGATATTCGCGACGCCACCGTAGCCGTCGAAGTCACGTTCGGCCGTGATCCGATGGATGGCGGATATGCGCTGATCGCGAATGTCACCGTCCGCATGCCGGGTATCGACCGGCAGGTCGCGGAACGTCTGGTGCGCGACACGGAGCGCCTGTGCCCCTATACGAAGATGGCGCGGCAGGGCATCTGCAATATTCTCGCGGTGTCGGCGTGACCGACTCACGCCGACATACGTGGCGGACGATTGGTGCCGACGCGACAACAGAGTGCGCACGCGCCCGGTACTACTGGCACGCGAGACCCGCGATTACGATGGCTGCCAAGCGGGTCGTGCGATCGATCGCGATACGCAGGGCCGGCGGTACCCGCTTCCACAAATCAGGAGAACGGATCATGACGCAACGTATCAACTATTTTCAGCAATCGCCGGAATTCACCAAGAAACTCGTCGAGCTCGACGGGTTGTTTCAAAAGACGACGATCGAAGTGCCGGTCCGCGAGCTCGTCGAGATTCGCGCATCGCAACTGAACGGCTGCGCGTTCTGCGTCGACATGCACGTCAAGGCGGCCCGGATCCACGGCGAGCGCGAACTGCGCATGCATCACGTCGCGATCTGGCGCGAGTCGACGCTGTTCTCGCCGCGCGAGCGCGCCGCGCTCGCATGGACCGAAGCGCTGACGCATCTTCAGTCGGATGGCGTGCCGGATGAGCTCTACGAACGCGTGCGGACTCACTATTCCGAGAAGGAGCTGTCGGATCTGACCTTCCTCGTCGGTGCGATCAACTGCTGGAACCGGCTGAATGTCGCGTTCCGCATCGTGCCCGGATCGTTCGACAAGACGTTCGGGCTCGACAAGGCCAACCTGGAGTAACGACATGAAACGCATCATGCTCACTCTCGCGCCGCTTACGCTGTCGCTGTTGATGCCCGTCCAGCCGGCCGCCGCCGCCGCACCGCAAGCCAAGGTTACGACGCTGACCACGGAGCCGTTGCCCGAATATCCGGGCAAGGAGGCCGAGATGATCGTCGTCGATTATCCGCCCGGCAGCGTCGATCCCGTTCATCGTCACGACGCACACGCATTCGTCTATGTGCTCGACGGCAGCATCGTGATGGGCCTGAACGGCGGGAAGGAGGTCACGCTTCACGCCGGCGACACATACCACGAAGGCCCGAAGGACATCCACACGGTCGGACGCAATGCCAGCAACACGAAGCCGGCAAAATTCGTCGTGTTCATGATCAAGAACCAGGGTGCGCCGATCCTCACACCGGTGAAATAGCGGGATCCTCGTGGAGGCCCGGCGACGCCGGGCCCGTTCCGCTTGCTTAGCGTACCGGAAGCCTGCTCGCGATCAGTGCGCGAGCTGCGCGGTACAAGCGGCTCCATGCAGCCGCTTGCACCGCCGCATCACGGTGCGCCATCGGCGACGTCGACGTCTTTCGTCGGGCCACCGTCGTTCTGCCGGCACGATGATTCCGGGAATCGGGACATCGCCGGGTATACTCCCCACCAGTATCCGTCATATACTCCCCCCCAGTTTCTGACAAACTACGAGAGGCGACCTAAAAGGCGCAGAATCGTGGCGTGTTCTTGCGTGCGCGCACGTCGTGCAAAAAGGCAGATCGATGCGCTCGCGCGTGCCGGAGCAACGCGCCGAATACGGATCGATGTTCCGGCAAGCGCCGCTCGCAATTACCCGGCATGGTCGAGGACGCAACGAACGGCAAGGTTCAGCTTGCGCCGTTCGTGACACACGCGAAATCGCTCTCCGACATCAACGAAGCATTCGCTCCGATACGCAACGGGAAGTCGATCCGAGCCGTCGTTCACCAGTGAAGCATCGAAAAGGAGCACGAACATGTCCGTCGCCATTCATCCCGCCGTCGATAGCGGCATTCAAAAGGGCGCCGCCGATTTCGCGGGCGGTACGCTGCGCTGCCAGTGCACACAGGATCCGGTCGAGGTTCGGATCGATGCGCAGGTCGCATTCAATCATGCGTGCGGCTGTACGAAGTGCTGGAAGCCGGCCGGCGCGCTGTTTTCCGTCGTGGGCGTCGTGCCGCGCGACAAGGTCACCGTGACCGCACATGGCGAGAAACTGCGCGTCGTCGACGACAAGGCGTTGATTCAGCGCCATGCGTGCTCCGCCTGCGGCACGCACCTGTTCGGCCGCATCGAAAATGCCGACCATGCGTTTTACGGCCTGGATTTCATTCATACCGAACTGTCGCCGGATACCGGCTGGGACGGGCCCGGTTTCGCTGCATTCGTGTCGTCGATCATCGAGAGCGGCACGCCACCGTCACTGATGGCGGACGTGCGCGACACGCTGCGCGCCAAAGGGCTCGAGCCCTACGATTGCCTGAATCCGCCGCTGATGGATGCGCTGGCGACTCAAACGGCGAAAGCCAAGGGGACATACCGGGAGGCTTGAGTTCATCGCCACGGGGCGACGCGCTGCGGGAAGCTGCACGTCGCGCCCCATCGTGGCGCTCGCGAGCACCGCGGTGCCGCTTTCAACGGCACGGACCACCGCTGTCCAATTTACAGTGGCGTTTTCGATTCCGGCGCGTGCTCGACGAACAGCACGCACCGGACGGCGATTCTCTCCTTCGCACCGACCGGCACCTAATTCTCGGGCGCCGATGGAAGCGGAATCCAGTGCGTGTACCCGGACTGCGCGTTCGCCACGTCCTCGAATGAAGCGACCACCGCGAATCCTTCCGGAGTCCAGGCCAGCACGTTAAGCGCCTGATCGGCATCCAGACGCGTCGGACAGTGCTGACTCGTCCTGATCCAGCTCTGGCTTTTGCGTGCGCCCTGCCACCCATCCCATGCAGCGGCCACGCGCGTGCCCCGGACGTAGCCGTCCTGGTCACGAACCCGGTTGACGACGTCGGCGCGATATTCGCTAGGCGTATCGCGAAACCACCATTGCTCAAACAGCTCTCGTTCGGTTCTCACAGACGCCTCCCCACACAGTGTTGCGTCAAGCTCAATACGCAAGTGAGCCGGCGCTGATTTCATCAGACGTCGAGCATTCGCTGTTCCCGCACCGCGGCTACGGTCGTCGCAACGGCTTGTCCGTCTACTGGACCGGCGACGCTCAAACTGGCCCGAAATCCGTCAGAAACGCACCCGGGCCATCTTCCGCCCTCGACCGAAAAGGCTTGACACCTCTGCCGCCGCCGCGTACTGTCAGCCGTGAAGTATTCAAGAAGCGCGACTGCTGCTCATCATCGACCGCGAACTGCGGTATTCGTTGTCCTTTCCCTCCTTGATTATTTTCCCGCGTCCATTCGTGGCGCATCCGTTCGTCTATTCTCAGGAGATCTAATATGGATACCGGTACTGTCAAGTGGTTCAACGACGGCAAAGGCTTTGGCTTCATCACGCCCGATAAAGGCGGCGACGATCTGTTCGCGCACTTCTCCGAAATTCGCGGCGACGGTTTCAAGACGCTTGCCGAAGGTCAGAAGGTGAGCTACGAGACCAAGAACGGCCCCAAGGGCCTGCAGGCAGCGAACATCACCCCGCTGTAACCGTCTCAAGCCTCGACTTCGCGCAAGGAGCGGCGCATTGCCGCCGCTCCTTGTGTCATGCACGGCCTCGCGGCGCCACGCGCCTCGAGGCCGGCTCGACTGGTCCGTCCGCTTCGCAGGGAGACATTGAACCTGCGCGCAGGCAGATGCCCGTCATGGTGCGCGTGTTCGACCGCGCATCCGGGCCCGGACCAGCCATCCTCGCAGGATCGCGCACGCGACGCAGCAGGAGAATTTCCATGACCCAATATCAGTCCCGCGGCAACAAGGCGCCTCCGCGTACCAAGCAGCCCCCGATGCTGCCGAAGCTCGGCACGGCGTTGAACTGGGTGCCGCCGAAAGAGTCCTCGATCACGAAGACGCAGCAGAAAAAGCGCACGACGTCTGCGCAATAGCGTCGAGATCGCGGCTGCAGAGGCAGCGGCGACCATCGCGCAACCTGTGCGGCGCGGGGCGAAGGCGGTCACGATCCGTCACCACGCGCGTGCCGGTTGCTGCGCGTAATACCGAATAAGTTGAAGGCCCGGCGAACGATGCGCGTATGATGGGCTTATCCGAGCGATCACCCGCCCTCCGAACGCTCCCCCTTCACTACCGCGCGCTTTGTTGCATCCCCTCCGCCGCGCTGCAATTTTGTCCCTTTCACCCCGCCGGCCCGCCCGACAATGGACGGACCTTGGCCGGACGAGTTCGACCGTGCTTTTCGCCGCGGCCGAACGACAGGAGTTTGTCATGAGCATGCATTCCTACCGTGGATTCGAGATCTATCCACTGATTTACCCGCACGTACCGGCAGCGAATGGTGCTCCGCACAACTACGATGCCGGCTTCGACGCAGCAGTCAGGATTTGTCTTCGCGGTGCGACGGACACGCAGACGCAAAGCCAGACGTACCGGCTTCGCGACAACGCGCCGTTCGGCACGGCCGGTGACGCACGTCGCGCATCGGTGCGCTATGCCGAGAACATCATCGACGACAATCGCGAAACACACGCGTTCCTGTCGAACGCAGGCTGAGGCGGCTACCCAGCCGATGCGATGCATCGGCAATCTGGAGAGCAACATGGTCATTGACGAACTACTCGCATTGATCGGACGGCACGAGGTTACGTGGGCCGACACGATCTCGCTTGCCGGAATCTCTGATTCGGCTCTGTGTCACCAGCAAGAGTTGCAAATGTACGGCGCGATACGCGCGCTATCGATCGGTGCCGGACACTCGGAATTCGAGTCCGACGAGATAGCGAGCGCCGTCATGACGCGGCTCGGCTAACTTCATATTCGAACCTTCTAAAACAGGGCAACCATGACAACCGTCACACTGAAAGTCAACGAACCGATCGATGTCGCACTGCGCCGATTCCGCCGCGACATCGAGAAAACCGGGTTGATTCGCGAGCTGCGCAGTCGCACCGGCTACGAAAAGCCGACGACGGAACGCAAGCGCAAAAAGGCCAGTGCCGTTGCCAGGCAGCGCCTGCGCGCGAAGCGCATGTTGCCCCCGCGCAAAATGTACTAGGAGCGCATCGTGTCCAACCTGCCGGCCGATGCCCCACCGTTTTTCCCGTTGACGAAATGCCAGGTGGATTTCGATCGACAGAAAGACATGGTGACGCTACTGCCGAGCTTCTATGCGTTCGGCTGTGAGTACACCAGCCGCGGCCTCCTGATCGGCCGGGACGATGCCTTCAAATTGATTGCAGCCATCGAGAAAGCGCTCAGCGTTCAAGGCTGAGCCGCCGGCGCGGACGCTTCACAAGCATCAAAAGCAGAAGACCAACCATGCGCGTCGCGACCCGGTACGTGGACTTGCTCTGTTTCCTTGTTGCCCTTCAACTGGTCACCAAAAGGAAAACGCGCGAGTGGTTGTCGCCGTTTCAGCTCGTGGAATCACTGCAGGCATGGCTTGTCGTCCATCGCGCGAAATGCGAATGGCGCGATCGTGTCTGGATAGGGCACGCGTCTCTTCAGATCGCGAAGTCGGTCCACGCCGTGGACGATCCTCCGCTCCCGGAGCGGCTTCCCGGCGTGGAAGACGACTCGACGGCCCGCCCCCGAGGCGCGATCGCCAATCGGTCGGGTCTGCGGATAAAGTGCATTCGGTACCTTCGAGAGCATATCTGACAGTGGCGCGCGCACGGCCACGTAGCCCGCGACAACCCTAAATCTGGAGGAGCACATGCTCTTCAATTCGACACGGTTCCGAATCGATCCGACACCACGCCGGGCCGATGGACAGTACATCGCACATGCGAGGATTACCACGTTGCTCGTCGACGGAGATGAGCGGCAGGTACTCTGCAGCGGCGATCTGGCCGCTTTCGACCGCCGCGACGAGGCAGTTGCGCACGCAGCGAAATGGGGAGAAGGTTGGTTGACCGCGCAATTTGGCTGAAAATGGGAAAAGTCGGCGCACGCACGTGAAGCACGTCGCTGACGGCCTCTTCCTTCCATATCGATCGCCCCGCGCAGGGACCAGACTGGAAGGAGTCCGATTTGCCAACGCCATCGAGAAGAAGCCACGCCGCGATGATCACTGACCCAACATCCGTACCCCACTACCTCGTCCTGCTGAGCGGCTGGCAGCCCTATGTGCTGGATATGGAGCGCGTCGTGATCCGGCGGGAAGCAAGCCGGTTGCTGCTTGCGTTTGCGCGGACGCGCGGAAAACTCGAGCGTATCGACGGCGACGAATGGAACATGTTTTCCGACGCACAAAACCTGTCGACACTCGAGCGCGGGCAGGCGCGGTTCTACGCACTGGTAAAAGGGACCGAAACCGAGCATCAGCTGCGGTTGCTGACCGTTCTCTGAAACCGGATTTCCGAGTGGAACACGGCGCGGTGAGATTCGACCGCGCTACCTGAATACCGATCGTTCCGTCCACCGCACGCAAGGCGCCGCATGAAACTGGTTTTGGTAGGTGCTTTGTTGTGCTGTGTGATCGTCTTCCTGTTCTGGGGCAACCCAAGAGACGGCGACCGGTAGCGCATCCGTCGCCATCGTATGACCTCGAGTCGGTGGCGTAAGAAGAGCGCCGCCGCGTACGCTCCAGCAGCGCCCTCGCCCATTTCAACGAAGACCGCTTTGCGCCGACGGCCTGCCGGCCGCCGCGCGGCGTGCCGGCTATCTCAGGTCCGCACGGCAGGCGCCGCGTCATGCGCGCCGGACGTCAATGCCAGTGCCGCAAGCGCGCCGGCCGGCGCGAGCAGCGCCCAGAATCCGATGTAGCGAAAGCCGAGCGCGCCCGCCATTGCGCCCAGCGCGAACGCGACGATCGCCGGCAGCATCTTGCCGAAGCGTGCGCGTGCGGCCACGCGCGCGCTGTCGGCCGTGCCGGCCGACAACAGGTCGACGACATCGAGAATCGCCTGCGTGACGTTGCCCGTCATCACCGTGTTCGGCACGCTTGCGCGCGCGATCACGCGCGGATGCGCGTTCTGCACGCCCATCGCGAACGTGCCGACGATGCCGGCCAACAGCACCGGCAGGCTGTCGGACTGCGTGACGGGCGTCGCCCATACGCCGGCCGCACAGAAGCCGAGCAGCATCACGGCCTGCACCGCATACAGCGCACGCGCGCCTTGCCATGCCGGCCGCGCGGACAACGACCGCGCGATCAGGCTCGCCGCGATGACGCCGCATATGAAGGCGGGAAACACGCTCAGTTTCAGCACGAGGCCCTGCCCGAATCCGGCAACGCCGGCGCCGATCAGCACGAAGTTGCCCGTCACGTGTGCGGTGAACAACCCGAACAGCGAGACGAAGCTCAGCGTATCGACGAACCCGGCGACCGCGGAAAGAAGGGTGTCTTCAGATTTCAATTCGTGATGTTTGCGTAAAGGTTGGGCGACGCGGCGACCGTGGATGGCACGGTTGCCGCGTCGCGTTCGCGGGAGGACCGACCCGGCGGTCAGATATCGCGGTCGCCCTCCCCCCGTTGAATATCGCCGACGATGGTGACAAGGACGAGCGCCGCAATCAAGCCCAGGTGTTCAAAAAAGCTGTTCAGCGCCATGAAATGTTCGGCGCCCGAGCGATTCCAGAAATCGTTCGCCACGAGCATCGCGACCAGCGTCAGCATGCCGAGGCTGCCCGCGCCGAGCCACGTGAAGCGGCGAAACACCACGCACAGCGAGCCGCCGATCTCGACCGCAATCGCCAGCGCCGCCCACAGCGCCGGCGGGTGCAGGCCGAAATGCGCCTGCTCCGCGATCGCATCGCCGAAGTGCATCGCCTTGTTCACCCCGCCGATCAGGAACGCGGAAACGAGCGCGAGCCGGACCAGCGAACCGACCCACGCCTGCGACAGGAGCGCGCGAATCCACCCGGGGCTGCATCGGCCGGTCACGGTCGTCATGTCAGACCGCCCAGCACGAACAGCCGAACGCGCCCCAGAAACCCTTCGCGTCCGAGGTCGGCAACGTGCGGCCCCACGCGCTCGCATGCGCATGGCCGTGCATCCCGCACGCGGTCGAACAAGCGCACGCGGCAGCGGCCGCTGCTGCTCGCTGCAGCGGCGCGCCCTCGCGCTGCGTCGCGCCCCAGCCGCCATAGCCGCCGTAGGTGCGCACCGGCGACCAGTCCGGCATCGCCGGCGGAATCGGCAAATCGTGCGACGCGAACGGCCCGGCACCCCACACGATCCGGCCGCCGACCACCGTCAGCAACGCGGTCGTGTCGGCGATATCGTCCTCCGCGCACGTGAAGAAATCACGATCGGGGACCATCAGGTCCGCGAGCTGACCGACCGCGATGCGGCCCTTCTTGCCCACTTCGTTCGAGAACCACGTCACGTACTCGGTCCACATGCGCAGTGCGGTTTCGCGATCGAGCAGGTTGCGCTGCGGATACAGGCGCGTGCCGCCGACCGTCTTGCCCGTCACGAGCCATGCGAGCGACACCCACGGGTTGTACGACGCCACCCGCGTCGCATCCGTGCCGGCCGACACCTTGATGCCCTTGGACAGCATCTTCGCGACCGGCGGCGTCGCCTCGGCCGCCTGCGCGCCATAACGCTCGACGAAGTACTCGCCCTGATACGCCATCCGGTGCTGCACCGCGATGCCGCCGCCGAGCGCCGCGATCCGGTCCATCGATCGCTCGGAGATCGTTTCCGCGTGATCGAAGAACCAGTTCAGCCCTTCGAGCGGGATGTCCTCGTTGACCTTCTCGAACACGTCGAGCGCGCGGCTGATCGTTTCGTCATAGGTCGCATGCATGCGCCACGGCCAGCGGTTCTGCGCGAGCACGCGCACGACGCCTTCGAGATCGTCTTCCATCTGCGCGGGCAGGTCCGGACGCGCGACGCGGAAATCCTCGAAGTCAGCCGCGGAAAACACCAGCATCTCGCCCGCGCCGTTATGACGGAAGTAGTCGGTGCCGTCGTGATACTTGACGCTCTTGGTCCAGTTCACGAAGTCTTCCTTCTCCGCGTTCGGCTTCTGCGTGAACAGGTTGTACGCGATGCGGATCGTCATCTCGCCTGCGTCGTGCAGTTGGCGGATCACTTCGTAATCGTCGGGGTAGTTCTGCGAGCCGCCGCCCGCGTCGATCACACCCGTCACGCCGAGCCGGTTCAGCTCGCGCATGAAGTGGCGCGTCGAGTTGTACTGGTACTCGAACGGCAGCTTCGGACCCTTCGCGAGCGTCGCGTAGAGGATCGTCGCGTTCGGGTTCGCGAGCAGCAGGCCCGTCGGGTTGCCCGCGGCGTCGCGCAGGATCGTGCCGCCCGGCGGCTCCGGCGTGTCCTTTGTATAACCGACGACGCGCAGCGCGGCCGCGTTCAGCAGCGCGCGATCGTACAGGTGCAGGATGAACACCGGCGTATCGGGCGCGGCCGCGTTGAGCTCGTCGATCGTCGGCAGGCGCTTCTCGGCAAACTGATGTTCGGTGAAGCCGCCGACCACGCGCACCCATTGCGGCGCCGGCGTGATCGCGACCTGCTGCCGCAGCATCTCCATCGCGACGGCGAGCGAGCGCACGCCGTCCCAGCGCAGCTCCATGTTGTAGTTCAGGCCGCCGCGAATCACGTGCGTATGGTTGTCGGTCAGGCCCGGCAGCACGGCGCGGCCGTCGAGGTCGACGACTTTCGTCGCGCGGCCCGCGAGCGGCATGACATCCGCGTTGCTGCCGACCGCGACGAAGCGGCCGTCCTTGATCGCCACCGCGGTGGCGACGGGGTTCGCACGATCGAGCGTCGTGATGCGCCCGTTGTGCAGGATCAGATCCGGTTGGGTATCGGTTGCGGTCATTGCGTCACCTCACTTCGATCAAAGGCCGATGAGCTGCTTGAGGGCGGGGACCGCCTGCACGCCAATCAACATGCCGAGCAACCCGACCAGGGCGATCAGCGGCGGTGCGGGAGAGCGAACCTTGATAGCGCTGTAGATCACGCCTATCAGCAGGCCCGCACCAAGGGAAACCAGATAAGGTTCCATACGATCAATCTCTCGAACAAATTGGAATGCAGGCGGATGCCCTGCAAACGCTCCGCGGGCGGCCTGCGCGGATGAACCGCGTCACGCAGCCCGCATTGACGTATCACCGCCGCGGCGCGCTCATCGAGCACGACGCGGCGGCATAGACAGTCCCGAGTGGGCTCGTTACTTCGCCGGCACCGGCGGAATCGACTCGTGCGGCGTCGCGGTGCGTTGCGGTGCCTTGTGGACCATCGTGTACGCGTAGTCGACGCCCATCCCGTATGCGCCCGAATGCTCCTTCGCGATCGCCATCACCGCGTCGTAGCTGTCGCGGCGCGCCCAGTCGCGTTGCCATTCGAGCAGCACCTGCTGCCACGTGACCGGCACCACGCCGGCCTGCACCATGCGCTGCATCGCGATGTCGTGCGCGGCTTGCGACGTGCCGCCCGATGCGTCGGCGACCATGTAGATCTCGTAGTCGCCTTCGAGCATCGCGCACAGTGCGAACGTCGTGTTGCAGACTTCGGTCCACAGGCCCGACACGACCACCTTCTTGCGGCCGTTCGCGGCCAGTGCGTCACGCACCTTCTGGTCGTCCCACGAGTTCATCGACGTGCGTTCGAGCGTCTTCTGGTTCGGGAACACGTCGAGCAGTTCGGGGTACGTATGCCCCGAGAAGCTGTCGCTTTCGACCGTCGTGATCGTGGTCGGGATGTTGAAGACCTTCGCAGCCTTCGCCAGGCCCACGACGTTGTTCTTCAGCACCTGGCGATCGATCGACTGCACGCCGAACGCCATCTGCGGCTGCTGGTCGATGAAGATCAGCTGGCTGTTCTGGGGGGTGAGTACTTCAAGCTTCGGATTGCTCATGGCGATCATGTCCTTTGACGTGGAGAAAAATAAAGCCTGGCTCGCCGGCAAGCCGGGGGCCCGATGTGCTGTGCTGGGAGGTTTTTCCTGCCAACGTCTTCCATTCAACATGGAAACTCGAAGCAATGCCAATTAATCGTTCTGTTTAAAAACCGCCTGAAAACCTATCCTTAAAAGATCTTAAATCGGGGGAATTTTCGCGCCGCGCCAGCGATGACCTGATAGGCTGTTTTTCGACTTCACCGGTTCATCGGCGGGGATTTATTCGCACCTTCCACACGGTTGTCACCTACTTCAATTTATATTATGAAACCGTACGTTTCGTCGCTATTGGCCGGCATTCTCGCCGGCGCCGTCTACGCGTTGATCGGCGTGCAAGCGCCCGCGCCGCCCACCATTGCGCTGGCCGGGCTGTTGGGCATCCTGGCCGGCGAACAGATCCTGCCGGTCGCTCGCCGGATGCTCGCGGGCATCCACCTGAAGGCCGCATGGAGCGAAGCGAAGTGCACGCAGCACATGTTCGGCTCGCTGCCCGGCGCGCAGCCGTCCAGCGCCGCGGCGAAGCACCACGAGTCGACGCCGACCTG is drawn from Burkholderia ambifaria AMMD and contains these coding sequences:
- a CDS encoding carboxymuconolactone decarboxylase family protein: MTQRINYFQQSPEFTKKLVELDGLFQKTTIEVPVRELVEIRASQLNGCAFCVDMHVKAARIHGERELRMHHVAIWRESTLFSPRERAALAWTEALTHLQSDGVPDELYERVRTHYSEKELSDLTFLVGAINCWNRLNVAFRIVPGSFDKTFGLDKANLE
- the gfa gene encoding S-(hydroxymethyl)glutathione synthase, with the translated sequence MSVAIHPAVDSGIQKGAADFAGGTLRCQCTQDPVEVRIDAQVAFNHACGCTKCWKPAGALFSVVGVVPRDKVTVTAHGEKLRVVDDKALIQRHACSACGTHLFGRIENADHAFYGLDFIHTELSPDTGWDGPGFAAFVSSIIESGTPPSLMADVRDTLRAKGLEPYDCLNPPLMDALATQTAKAKGTYREA
- a CDS encoding Ohr family peroxiredoxin, whose protein sequence is MENERLQPPPLTLLDKYRGREFAPLYTTTVTVSGGEAGHGRASGVARSDDGCLVLDLRLPTELGGPGGGTNPEQLLAAGYAACFHGALSLLAQRDRIDIRDATVAVEVTFGRDPMDGGYALIANVTVRMPGIDRQVAERLVRDTERLCPYTKMARQGICNILAVSA
- a CDS encoding DUF1427 family protein, with protein sequence MEPYLVSLGAGLLIGVIYSAIKVRSPAPPLIALVGLLGMLIGVQAVPALKQLIGL
- a CDS encoding hydrolase; amino-acid sequence: MSNPKLEVLTPQNSQLIFIDQQPQMAFGVQSIDRQVLKNNVVGLAKAAKVFNIPTTITTVESDSFSGHTYPELLDVFPNQKTLERTSMNSWDDQKVRDALAANGRKKVVVSGLWTEVCNTTFALCAMLEGDYEIYMVADASGGTSQAAHDIAMQRMVQAGVVPVTWQQVLLEWQRDWARRDSYDAVMAIAKEHSGAYGMGVDYAYTMVHKAPQRTATPHESIPPVPAK
- the rpsU gene encoding 30S ribosomal protein S21; translation: MTTVTLKVNEPIDVALRRFRRDIEKTGLIRELRSRTGYEKPTTERKRKKASAVARQRLRAKRMLPPRKMY
- a CDS encoding YoaK family protein — translated: MKSEDTLLSAVAGFVDTLSFVSLFGLFTAHVTGNFVLIGAGVAGFGQGLVLKLSVFPAFICGVIAASLIARSLSARPAWQGARALYAVQAVMLLGFCAAGVWATPVTQSDSLPVLLAGIVGTFAMGVQNAHPRVIARASVPNTVMTGNVTQAILDVVDLLSAGTADSARVAARARFGKMLPAIVAFALGAMAGALGFRYIGFWALLAPAGALAALALTSGAHDAAPAVRT
- a CDS encoding cupin domain-containing protein, with translation MKRIMLTLAPLTLSLLMPVQPAAAAAPQAKVTTLTTEPLPEYPGKEAEMIVVDYPPGSVDPVHRHDAHAFVYVLDGSIVMGLNGGKEVTLHAGDTYHEGPKDIHTVGRNASNTKPAKFVVFMIKNQGAPILTPVK
- a CDS encoding XapX domain-containing protein, with the protein product MKPYVSSLLAGILAGAVYALIGVQAPAPPTIALAGLLGILAGEQILPVARRMLAGIHLKAAWSEAKCTQHMFGSLPGAQPSSAAAKHHESTPT
- a CDS encoding cold-shock protein; translated protein: MDTGTVKWFNDGKGFGFITPDKGGDDLFAHFSEIRGDGFKTLAEGQKVSYETKNGPKGLQAANITPL
- a CDS encoding amidohydrolase, which gives rise to MTATDTQPDLILHNGRITTLDRANPVATAVAIKDGRFVAVGSNADVMPLAGRATKVVDLDGRAVLPGLTDNHTHVIRGGLNYNMELRWDGVRSLAVAMEMLRQQVAITPAPQWVRVVGGFTEHQFAEKRLPTIDELNAAAPDTPVFILHLYDRALLNAAALRVVGYTKDTPEPPGGTILRDAAGNPTGLLLANPNATILYATLAKGPKLPFEYQYNSTRHFMRELNRLGVTGVIDAGGGSQNYPDDYEVIRQLHDAGEMTIRIAYNLFTQKPNAEKEDFVNWTKSVKYHDGTDYFRHNGAGEMLVFSAADFEDFRVARPDLPAQMEDDLEGVVRVLAQNRWPWRMHATYDETISRALDVFEKVNEDIPLEGLNWFFDHAETISERSMDRIAALGGGIAVQHRMAYQGEYFVERYGAQAAEATPPVAKMLSKGIKVSAGTDATRVASYNPWVSLAWLVTGKTVGGTRLYPQRNLLDRETALRMWTEYVTWFSNEVGKKGRIAVGQLADLMVPDRDFFTCAEDDIADTTALLTVVGGRIVWGAGPFASHDLPIPPAMPDWSPVRTYGGYGGWGATQREGAPLQRAAAAAAACACSTACGMHGHAHASAWGRTLPTSDAKGFWGAFGCSCWAV
- a CDS encoding DoxX family protein yields the protein MTTVTGRCSPGWIRALLSQAWVGSLVRLALVSAFLIGGVNKAMHFGDAIAEQAHFGLHPPALWAALAIAVEIGGSLCVVFRRFTWLGAGSLGMLTLVAMLVANDFWNRSGAEHFMALNSFFEHLGLIAALVLVTIVGDIQRGEGDRDI